Genomic segment of bacterium:
GCTGCAGCACGTCGCGCCCGTCACCGAGTTTCCCGAGGAGCGCTGGGCGCGCCTCGTGGGCGTCATGCTCACCGGCACCTTCCTGTGCACGAAGTACGCGCTCCCGCACATGATTCGCCGGAACTGGGGCCGGGTCATCAACATCTCGTCCGCCCACGGTCTCGTCGGGTCGCCTTTCAAGTCTGCCTACGTCTCCGCGAAGCACGGGATCGTGGGGTTTACCAAGGCGGCCGCCTGGGAGGTGGCCCAGCAGGGGATCACGGTCAACGCGATCTGCCCGGGCTATGCCCGCACGTCGCTGGTCGAGCGACAGATCGAGGACCAGGCGCGGGTGTTCAACGTGCCGCCCTCCGAGGTCGTCGAGAAGATCATGCTCGAGGTGCAGGCGATCAAGCGCCTGCTGGAGCCGGCGGAGGTGGCGTCTCTGGCGGTCTACCTCTGTTCGGACGCGGCGCAGGGAATCACGGGCGCGGCGCTGCCGATCGACGGCGGGTGGACGGCGAGATGAGCCCGAGGCGGACAGCGGAGTCGCCGCGGCGCCGGGGGGCCGGCTCCGTCCATAACGGCTCGGGGCCGCCAGACGGCGGCCCCGAATGCTGGTCGACGATGCGCCGCCGCCGGCGCGGCTTACTCGCCTGCAGTCCCCGGCGCGAGTTCGCCTCCCACCTCGTCCCAGATGCGGGTTTTATTGGTCTCGGGCAGGAACAGGCCGCCGACGACGAAGGACACGAGGGCGGTTATGATGGGCCACCACAGCCCCGCATAGATATTGTGGGTGGCCACGGAGATCGATGCCGCGATGAGGGGCGTCAGGCCGCCGAACCACCCGTTGCCCATGTGGTACGGCACGGACATCGACGTGTACCGGATCCGGGCCGGAAAGTATTCGACTAGGAAGGCCGCGATCGGCGCGTACACCAGCGTCACGTAGATGACCTGAATGAAGACGAGCGGGATGAGAACCGCCCAATTCCCGCCGCTATTCTTCATCCCGTGGTAAATCGGGATGTACGTCAGGGCCGCGAGCAGCAGGCCGGCCATGATGACCGGCTTCCGGCCGATCCGATCCGACAGCGCCCCGAAGACGAGGAAGAACGGGGTCGCGAGGACGATCGCAATTGAGACCACGAGCGGCGGTGACACGAAGTCCGTCCTCGGGAACACCTGCGTCTGCAGAAAGAGAAGGCAATAGAACTGGCCCGTGTACCACACGGTCGCCTGGCCGGACGTCGCGCCGATGAGCGCGAGGAGGATCATCTTCCAATTCTTGCGGGTGCCCAGGCTTTCTTTGAGCGGCGCCCTGGATGACTTGCCCTGCTCTTTGAGCCTGGCGAACAGGGGGGCCTCCTGCAGGCGCAGCCGGATGTACATGGCAACGATGAGCAGGACCGACGAGACCAGGAACGGCAGGCGCCAGCCCCAATCTCTGAACGCGGCATCGCCGAGCCACAGCCGGAAGGCAAGCACCACGAGAAGCGCGAGCGCAATCCCCACCGTTGCCGTGGTCTGGATGTAGGATGTGTAGTACCCTCGGCGCGCATCGGGCGCATGCTCGGCGATATACGTGGCGGCGCCGCCGTACTCGCCGCCGAGGGCGAGGCCCTGGATCAGCCGGAACAGCACGAGCAGTGCGGGCGCGAAGATGCCGATCTGCGCGTAGGTCGGCACGAGGCCGGTCAACGTCGTGGCGATCCCCATCACGCTCAGCGTGACAAGGAACGCGTACTTGCGGCCGACGAGGTCGCCGATCCGCCCGAAAACGACCGCGCCGAACGGCCGCACCAGAAAGCCGGTGCCCCAGGTCGCCAGGGAGAGCAGGAACCCCGACGTGGGATTGGCCTTCGGGAAGAACAGGGTGCCGAAGAAGACTGCGAGGCTGGCGTAAATATAAAAATCATACCATTCGATCACGGTCCCCGCCGACGAGGCGAGGATGATTTGCATGAGGCTGAGCTGACGTCCGCGCGGTAACGCCTG
This window contains:
- a CDS encoding 3-hydroxybutyrate dehydrogenase — translated: MTIGRGNLRDRTAVVTGAASGLGRAIALALAADGAAVCVADVDAAGGRETVEEITQAGGRATFAQTDVSNVSSVRRMIDETAGAFGRLDIMVNNAGLQHVAPVTEFPEERWARLVGVMLTGTFLCTKYALPHMIRRNWGRVINISSAHGLVGSPFKSAYVSAKHGIVGFTKAAAWEVAQQGITVNAICPGYARTSLVERQIEDQARVFNVPPSEVVEKIMLEVQAIKRLLEPAEVASLAVYLCSDAAQGITGAALPIDGGWTAR
- a CDS encoding MFS transporter is translated as MSVQAQALPRGRQLSLMQIILASSAGTVIEWYDFYIYASLAVFFGTLFFPKANPTSGFLLSLATWGTGFLVRPFGAVVFGRIGDLVGRKYAFLVTLSVMGIATTLTGLVPTYAQIGIFAPALLVLFRLIQGLALGGEYGGAATYIAEHAPDARRGYYTSYIQTTATVGIALALLVVLAFRLWLGDAAFRDWGWRLPFLVSSVLLIVAMYIRLRLQEAPLFARLKEQGKSSRAPLKESLGTRKNWKMILLALIGATSGQATVWYTGQFYCLLFLQTQVFPRTDFVSPPLVVSIAIVLATPFFLVFGALSDRIGRKPVIMAGLLLAALTYIPIYHGMKNSGGNWAVLIPLVFIQVIYVTLVYAPIAAFLVEYFPARIRYTSMSVPYHMGNGWFGGLTPLIAASISVATHNIYAGLWWPIITALVSFVVGGLFLPETNKTRIWDEVGGELAPGTAGE